The Hydrogenobacter thermophilus TK-6 genome window below encodes:
- a CDS encoding menaquinone biosynthesis decarboxylase — translation MPYTDLREFLKTLEREGELARIKEPVSPILEISEVTDRVSKTPGGGKALLFEKVEGYSVPVLTNMLGSEKRIKLALGYENLEDIGWKLYRLLRPEIPNTFLEKLKRLPELKKLNDSLPRIVRKGPVKENIIKEKINVLDFPIPKCWPEDGGRYITFGQVITKDPESGIRNVGLYRVQVLSPTELALHWQIHKDGNHHYWKAKRLGKKLEVAIAIGGDPVLSYVASAPLPPEVDEYLFAGLIREEGVELVKGETVQVEYPAHAEIAIEGYVDPQEPLVDEGPFGDHTGFYTPVDKYPRMHITAILHRDNPIYLSTLVGRPPQEDKYIGWATERIFLPLIKFNLPEVVDYHLPAEGCFHNFCFVSIKKRYPGHAFKVAYALLGLGLMSLEKVIVVFDEWVNVHNMEEVLWAWGNNMDPSRDVLILKGPIDVLDHSTSQVGVGGKMVIDATTKWKEEGYTREWPKVIEMSKEVKEKMDKLWDRIKYQIYGDNRGA, via the coding sequence ATGCCCTACACAGACCTTAGAGAATTTCTAAAGACTTTGGAAAGAGAGGGTGAGCTCGCCCGAATAAAGGAGCCTGTATCACCAATCTTGGAGATCTCCGAGGTCACCGACAGAGTTTCAAAAACTCCCGGAGGAGGTAAAGCTCTGCTTTTTGAAAAAGTAGAAGGCTACTCGGTGCCTGTGCTTACCAACATGCTGGGCTCAGAAAAGAGAATAAAGCTGGCTCTTGGCTATGAAAACTTAGAAGACATAGGCTGGAAGCTCTACAGACTTTTAAGACCCGAGATACCAAACACCTTTCTGGAAAAGCTCAAGCGCCTCCCGGAGCTAAAAAAGCTAAATGACTCTCTACCCAGAATTGTCAGAAAGGGACCGGTAAAGGAGAACATAATAAAAGAAAAAATCAATGTGCTGGACTTTCCCATACCCAAGTGCTGGCCCGAGGACGGGGGTAGGTACATCACCTTTGGACAGGTTATAACAAAGGACCCAGAGAGCGGTATAAGAAACGTGGGACTCTATAGGGTGCAGGTGCTTTCTCCTACGGAGCTTGCCCTCCACTGGCAGATACACAAGGACGGAAACCACCACTACTGGAAGGCAAAGAGGCTTGGTAAAAAGCTGGAGGTAGCCATAGCCATAGGAGGGGACCCGGTGCTTTCTTATGTAGCCTCCGCACCGCTCCCACCTGAAGTGGACGAATACCTCTTTGCAGGGCTCATAAGAGAAGAAGGTGTGGAGCTGGTAAAGGGCGAGACGGTGCAAGTAGAATACCCTGCGCACGCGGAGATAGCCATAGAGGGCTATGTGGACCCACAGGAGCCGCTTGTAGACGAAGGTCCTTTTGGAGACCACACGGGCTTTTACACACCCGTAGATAAGTATCCCAGAATGCACATAACCGCCATACTCCACAGAGACAACCCCATATACCTCTCCACGCTGGTGGGAAGACCACCTCAGGAGGACAAGTACATAGGCTGGGCAACCGAGAGGATATTCCTGCCTCTTATCAAGTTCAACCTGCCTGAAGTGGTGGACTACCACCTGCCTGCGGAAGGGTGCTTCCACAACTTCTGCTTTGTTTCCATAAAAAAGCGCTATCCCGGGCATGCCTTTAAGGTGGCTTATGCGCTTTTAGGTCTTGGGCTTATGTCTCTGGAAAAGGTCATAGTGGTGTTTGACGAGTGGGTCAATGTCCACAACATGGAGGAGGTTCTGTGGGCTTGGGGCAACAACATGGACCCATCAAGGGATGTGCTTATACTAAAGGGTCCCATAGACGTGCTGGACCACTCTACCAGCCAGGTGGGAGTTGGGGGCAAGATGGTCATAGACGCCACCACCAAGTGGAAGGAGGAAGGATACACCAGAGAGTGGCCCAAGGTAATAGAAATGTCAAAGGAAGTAAAAGAAAAGATGGACAAGCTCTGGGACAGGATAAAATATCAGATATATGGAGACAATAGAGGAGCTTAA
- the rpsU gene encoding 30S ribosomal protein S21, with the protein MAIVEVGENESFEKVLKKFKRIVEKEGILTEVKRRQFYEKPSEKKKRKERAARKRLLKALKKKNLL; encoded by the coding sequence TTGGCTATAGTTGAGGTAGGTGAAAACGAATCCTTTGAGAAGGTGCTTAAGAAGTTCAAAAGGATAGTTGAGAAGGAAGGAATACTTACAGAAGTTAAAAGAAGGCAGTTTTACGAAAAGCCCAGCGAGAAGAAGAAGAGAAAGGAAAGAGCTGCAAGAAAGAGACTGCTAAAGGCATTAAAGAAGAAAAATCTTTTGTAG
- a CDS encoding M23 family metallopeptidase, producing the protein MKKLFLAFALGGVLCKPAVDSSPLGIGGPAKDTFEFTPEKELQKEDFDTQSVDRIISVESSVEKAMKELLDVKTVDTIKPDIWPVVGLVTSDYGWRRMGRVKEFHPGIDISVPYGTPVSVASDGRVIYAGWLSGYGKTVIVYHGYGFVTLYGHLSDISVSYGDKVVKGQIIGRVGMTGRTTGPHLHYEVIRYGIRQNPIAYLP; encoded by the coding sequence ATGAAAAAGCTGTTTCTTGCGTTTGCGCTCGGAGGTGTCCTGTGCAAGCCTGCCGTTGACAGCTCCCCCTTAGGTATTGGCGGACCTGCAAAGGACACCTTTGAGTTCACACCCGAAAAAGAGCTTCAGAAGGAGGACTTTGATACGCAGAGCGTTGACAGGATAATATCCGTTGAATCTTCAGTAGAAAAAGCCATGAAGGAGCTTCTGGACGTGAAAACCGTTGACACGATAAAACCCGATATATGGCCTGTTGTTGGACTTGTTACCTCCGATTACGGCTGGAGAAGGATGGGAAGAGTAAAGGAGTTCCATCCTGGCATTGACATATCTGTGCCTTACGGCACACCTGTAAGTGTGGCTTCTGACGGCAGGGTTATATACGCAGGATGGCTAAGTGGATACGGAAAAACTGTTATAGTGTATCACGGATACGGCTTTGTCACTCTGTACGGACACCTCTCGGATATATCGGTAAGCTACGGAGACAAGGTAGTTAAAGGACAGATAATAGGTAGGGTGGGGATGACGGGAAGGACCACAGGACCGCACCTGCACTACGAGGTGATAAGATACGGCATAAGGCAAAATCCCATAGCTTACCTGCCTTAA
- the lysS gene encoding lysine--tRNA ligase — MDQERLKKLEKLKELDNPYPHKFEVDRFIEDIRQMFEKDPSGEEVCIKGKVKRVSKIDEGFLVRVADQEGVEMLVITAHNLNQGEEYILKGKLVRYEGKLTLKDAEPSDNQAIDIKSLKEAYDFDPNFYQVRLAGRLVSLRSMGKAIFGHLQDATGKVQIYIKKDVVGDEKFKVFDDLFDLGDVIGVVGRLFRTSTGELTVEVQDFKMLAKSLHPLPEKWHGLKDVEVRYRQRYLDLISNEKARRITLLRSKLLSEIRKFLEERGFIEAETPVLQHIASGANAKPFITYHNYLEQNLYLRIAPELYLKRLIVGGFNRVYELGKNFRNEGVDTTHNPEFTMLEFYCAYWDYKDLMEFTQELFSHLLKKLVGSLKITYQNYTLDFTPPYKVYRYFDLLLEKTGKDKDFFLRHEKEVRKLAAELGIPKAQELTHAKLLDKIFDVLVEDELIGPAFVIDFPKLLSPLAKTHREDEDLVERFELFVAGKEIANAYTELNDPIEQRDRFLQQIKEKEMGDEEAMQMDEDFITALEYGMPPTAGEGIGIDRLVMLLADVDSIREVILFPALRQR; from the coding sequence ATGGATCAGGAGAGACTCAAAAAACTTGAAAAATTGAAAGAACTTGACAATCCGTATCCTCACAAGTTTGAGGTAGATAGATTCATAGAGGATATAAGGCAGATGTTTGAAAAAGACCCATCGGGAGAGGAGGTGTGTATAAAGGGTAAAGTCAAGAGGGTATCCAAGATAGATGAAGGCTTTCTGGTGAGAGTTGCTGACCAAGAAGGTGTTGAAATGCTCGTTATCACAGCGCACAATTTGAATCAGGGAGAGGAGTACATCCTTAAGGGTAAGCTGGTAAGATACGAAGGGAAGCTAACTTTAAAGGATGCTGAACCTTCTGATAATCAGGCGATAGACATAAAGAGTTTAAAAGAAGCTTACGATTTTGACCCCAACTTTTATCAAGTCAGACTTGCTGGGAGACTTGTATCTCTCAGAAGTATGGGCAAAGCCATCTTTGGACACCTTCAGGATGCGACGGGAAAAGTGCAGATATACATAAAAAAGGATGTAGTTGGAGATGAGAAGTTTAAGGTGTTTGATGACCTTTTTGACCTGGGAGATGTGATAGGAGTTGTGGGAAGGCTTTTCAGGACCAGCACTGGAGAATTAACTGTTGAGGTTCAAGACTTTAAAATGCTTGCCAAAAGTCTCCATCCCTTACCAGAAAAGTGGCACGGACTAAAGGATGTGGAAGTTCGCTACAGACAGAGGTATCTGGACCTTATATCCAACGAAAAGGCAAGAAGAATAACCCTGCTCAGAAGTAAACTCCTTTCGGAGATAAGAAAGTTCCTTGAAGAGAGAGGATTTATAGAGGCGGAAACGCCAGTCCTTCAACACATTGCCTCTGGTGCCAACGCCAAACCTTTTATCACATATCACAACTACCTGGAACAGAACCTATACCTAAGGATAGCACCCGAACTTTACCTAAAGAGGCTTATTGTTGGAGGCTTCAACAGAGTTTACGAGCTTGGCAAGAACTTCAGAAACGAAGGCGTGGACACCACTCACAATCCAGAATTTACCATGCTGGAGTTTTACTGCGCTTACTGGGACTATAAGGACCTCATGGAATTCACCCAAGAGCTTTTCTCTCACCTTCTTAAAAAACTCGTGGGAAGCCTTAAGATAACCTATCAGAACTACACCCTTGACTTTACCCCCCCTTACAAAGTATACAGATACTTTGACCTTCTTTTGGAAAAAACCGGCAAAGACAAGGATTTCTTTTTAAGGCACGAAAAAGAAGTCAGAAAACTTGCCGCCGAGCTGGGCATTCCCAAAGCACAGGAGCTTACTCACGCTAAGCTTCTTGACAAGATATTTGATGTGCTGGTGGAGGACGAGCTTATAGGTCCCGCTTTTGTGATTGACTTTCCCAAACTGCTCTCACCGCTTGCCAAAACCCACAGAGAAGATGAAGACCTGGTAGAAAGGTTTGAGCTTTTTGTAGCCGGAAAAGAGATAGCCAACGCTTACACGGAACTTAACGATCCCATAGAACAGAGAGATAGGTTTTTACAGCAGATAAAGGAGAAGGAGATGGGGGATGAGGAGGCTATGCAGATGGACGAGGACTTTATTACCGCCTTGGAGTATGGCATGCCCCCCACTGCTGGAGAGGGCATAGGTATAGACAGATTAGTGATGCTCCTTGCGGATGTGGACTCTATAAGGGAGGTTATCCTCTTTCCTGCTTTACGGCAGCGATGA
- the gmk gene encoding guanylate kinase, with the protein MGCLFVLSAPSGAGKTTVAEKLIREVSGIKRVVTATTRSKREGEREGVDYIFMSREEFERGIKDSIFLEYASVYGNYYGTPKEQVKKVLEEGFDALLVIDVQGAKSIKDKLPESILIFLLPPSLEELKRRLITRGYAEENLLEREKKVEVEIACARHFDYIVVNDFLDKAVEAIKHIVNSYRHTKERVFKDIEKLVKDDTIKDILLKGRCDIF; encoded by the coding sequence ATGGGTTGTCTTTTTGTTCTCTCAGCACCATCTGGAGCAGGCAAAACCACTGTGGCGGAAAAGCTCATCAGAGAAGTTTCTGGTATTAAAAGGGTGGTGACTGCAACAACAAGATCAAAAAGGGAAGGAGAGAGAGAAGGTGTGGACTATATTTTCATGAGCAGGGAGGAGTTTGAGAGGGGTATAAAGGATAGCATTTTCCTTGAGTATGCCTCCGTGTATGGCAATTACTACGGCACTCCAAAGGAGCAGGTAAAAAAGGTGTTAGAGGAGGGTTTTGACGCTCTTCTGGTTATAGATGTGCAAGGTGCAAAGAGCATAAAGGATAAACTCCCGGAAAGTATTCTTATTTTCCTTCTGCCTCCATCTCTTGAGGAACTAAAGAGGCGTCTCATCACACGAGGGTATGCGGAGGAAAACCTTCTGGAGAGGGAGAAGAAAGTGGAAGTAGAAATAGCCTGTGCCAGGCACTTTGATTACATAGTGGTCAACGATTTTCTTGACAAGGCTGTGGAAGCCATAAAGCACATAGTAAATTCTTACAGACACACAAAGGAGAGGGTGTTTAAAGACATAGAAAAGCTCGTCAAAGATGATACTATAAAGGATATACTGCTCAAAGGCAGGTGTGATATCTTTTAA
- a CDS encoding protoglobin domain-containing protein: METIEELKVHYGWTEEDEENLAKVSWLGEKYKEDFIEEFYRYLENFSDTSKYLPDEEVRKRHKEKVKGWFASLFTSKYDAQYLRKLYRIGETHVRIGLPPHYVQASMNFVRNYIADKLTMEMGSTLEANSILKSINKALDINLDVMINSFREEELRLYLASGKYQRLLIENVRRVSWFFDTFIILTLAVVGVFLIFWIVYEIGLVLKGDFPLERGGLSILGSVLVLYAISELLAEEIKHIRGSALSLKVFVGVALAAVIRKILIISLSPEKVQELITLSVVTLSLGVVFWLIYRVESKL; encoded by the coding sequence ATGGAGACAATAGAGGAGCTTAAGGTACATTACGGCTGGACGGAGGAAGACGAGGAAAACTTAGCCAAAGTCTCCTGGTTGGGAGAAAAGTACAAGGAGGACTTTATTGAGGAGTTCTACAGATACCTTGAGAACTTTTCAGATACCAGCAAGTATTTACCTGATGAAGAGGTAAGGAAGAGACACAAGGAAAAGGTAAAGGGCTGGTTTGCTTCCCTCTTTACCTCCAAGTATGATGCTCAGTACCTGAGAAAGCTCTACAGAATAGGGGAGACACATGTGAGGATAGGCTTGCCACCTCACTATGTGCAAGCTTCCATGAACTTTGTGAGGAATTACATAGCGGACAAACTTACAATGGAGATGGGCTCTACTCTAGAAGCCAACAGCATACTAAAATCCATAAACAAGGCGCTGGACATAAACCTTGATGTGATGATAAACTCCTTCAGAGAGGAAGAGCTAAGGCTTTACCTCGCATCTGGAAAGTATCAGAGGCTGCTCATTGAAAATGTAAGGAGAGTTTCATGGTTTTTTGACACCTTTATAATTCTCACCTTGGCAGTGGTAGGCGTTTTTCTCATTTTCTGGATAGTTTATGAGATAGGGCTTGTTCTGAAGGGTGATTTCCCTCTTGAGAGGGGTGGGCTTAGCATACTGGGTTCAGTGCTTGTGCTTTACGCCATATCGGAGCTTCTGGCGGAGGAGATAAAGCACATAAGAGGCTCCGCCCTGAGCCTGAAGGTCTTTGTAGGTGTTGCCCTTGCTGCGGTTATAAGAAAGATACTCATCATATCCCTCTCACCGGAAAAAGTTCAGGAGCTTATAACCCTCTCAGTGGTGACGCTGTCGCTTGGTGTAGTCTTCTGGCTCATTTACAGAGTGGAGTCAAAGCTCTGA
- a CDS encoding YebC/PmpR family DNA-binding transcriptional regulator — protein sequence MAGHSHWAQIKHKKAKVDAQRGKLFSKIIREITVAVREGGPNPETNSRLRTAIENARRVNMPAETIERAIKKGAGELGGESYEEVLYEGYGPGGAAIMVMATTDNRNRTTAEIRHVFSKHGGNLGSSGCVSYMFERVGYMEVPKEGLSEDVLYEKAIEAGAEDIETGETSYIIYTKPEMFYTVKDSLLKENIPVENATITYKPLSTVQITDPETAKKLIKLLDALDELDDVQNVISNFDIPEEVLRASA from the coding sequence ATGGCGGGACATAGTCATTGGGCACAGATAAAGCACAAAAAAGCCAAGGTAGATGCACAGAGGGGCAAGCTCTTTAGCAAAATCATAAGGGAGATCACCGTTGCAGTCAGAGAAGGGGGTCCAAACCCGGAAACCAACTCAAGACTCAGAACTGCCATAGAGAACGCAAGAAGGGTAAATATGCCTGCGGAAACCATAGAAAGAGCCATCAAAAAGGGTGCCGGTGAGCTGGGGGGTGAGTCTTACGAGGAGGTGCTATATGAGGGGTACGGTCCTGGCGGTGCTGCCATAATGGTGATGGCTACCACAGACAACAGAAATAGAACAACTGCGGAAATAAGACATGTCTTTTCCAAACACGGTGGTAATCTTGGGTCTTCGGGTTGTGTATCTTACATGTTTGAAAGGGTTGGGTATATGGAAGTGCCAAAGGAGGGACTGTCAGAAGATGTGCTTTACGAAAAGGCTATAGAAGCAGGTGCAGAAGACATAGAAACGGGTGAAACCTCTTATATAATTTACACAAAGCCCGAGATGTTTTACACGGTAAAAGACAGTCTCTTAAAGGAAAATATACCTGTTGAAAATGCAACCATAACATACAAACCTCTAAGCACAGTGCAGATAACTGACCCAGAAACTGCTAAAAAACTCATAAAACTTCTTGACGCCCTGGATGAGCTTGATGATGTACAGAACGTGATATCTAACTTTGATATACCGGAGGAGGTGCTGAGAGCGTCCGCATGA
- the lon gene encoding endopeptidase La, with protein sequence MIGEEFIKVPQIPAGSFELPTMPLRDLVVFPTMVMPLFVGRAFSIRAIEEALKKDRLIFLVLQRERDLEEPSIEDLYRVGTVAHIIRTAPIEEGRLKILVQGLKRAKLIDYKKADGYYASLVEVLEDKEIKPEELSKEDRAYISSLKELLDRAVSLGKQVIPDLLMLIRDIEDPGKLADITASVLDIKSKEAQAVLETLDPRERLRLVHQHALNEVGLLEVQSRIRNIARERMEREQREYFLRQQLKAIQEELGEGDERKAEIEEYREKLSKLKLEKATKSEIEKQINRLEKLHPESAEAGVLRTWLDWVLDLPWNKKTKDRYNLEKARQVLDRDHYDLEKVKDRIIEYLAVRKLTKGKKSAVQILCFVGPPGVGKTSLGKSIAESLGRKFVRISLGGIRDEAEIRGHRRTYVGAMPGRIIQAIKQAGTKNPLIVLDEVDKISISFQGDPAAALLEVLDPEQNKNFVDLYIGMPFDLSDVFFICTANRIDTIPRPLLDRMEVISLAGYSEEEKVFIAKNHLLPKLLPLHGFKDDEVALSDDAILEVIRGYTRESGVRNLQRYLGSVLRKLALKKLKGENPPFMVNAQDIRTYLGVPRRYIEKEEKPMVGIAVGLAWTEVGGEIMLIEATKFKGKGNLLLTGSLGDIMKESAQAALSYIKSKAEDYGIDPDAFSNFDVHIHVPEGAVPKDGPSAGITIATALISLFTERPVRMDIAMTGEVTLRGRVLPVGGLKEKILAAKRAGIYQVILPEKNKDEVLEDLPEYVRDKMTLHFVSNLDEVFDLALLTKQSVL encoded by the coding sequence ATGATAGGAGAGGAATTTATAAAGGTGCCGCAGATTCCTGCAGGAAGCTTTGAACTTCCCACCATGCCACTCAGAGACCTGGTGGTGTTTCCCACCATGGTTATGCCCCTCTTTGTGGGAAGAGCCTTCTCCATAAGAGCGATAGAGGAAGCTCTCAAAAAAGACAGGCTCATCTTCTTAGTGCTTCAGAGGGAAAGGGACTTGGAAGAGCCTTCCATAGAAGACCTTTACCGCGTAGGAACTGTAGCGCATATTATCAGAACAGCACCCATAGAGGAAGGAAGGCTCAAGATCTTAGTGCAGGGACTAAAAAGGGCAAAGCTGATAGACTACAAGAAAGCGGATGGTTATTATGCATCCCTCGTTGAGGTGTTAGAGGATAAAGAGATAAAGCCCGAAGAGCTCAGCAAGGAGGATAGAGCTTACATAAGCTCCCTTAAAGAGCTCTTAGACAGAGCTGTGTCTTTGGGGAAGCAGGTCATTCCAGACCTTCTTATGCTCATAAGGGATATAGAAGACCCTGGAAAGCTTGCTGACATAACAGCTTCCGTCCTTGACATAAAGTCGAAGGAAGCTCAGGCTGTGCTGGAAACACTGGACCCAAGGGAAAGACTCAGGCTGGTGCATCAGCACGCCCTTAACGAGGTGGGACTTCTTGAGGTGCAGAGCAGGATAAGGAACATAGCAAGGGAGAGGATGGAAAGGGAGCAGAGAGAGTACTTCCTGCGGCAGCAACTCAAAGCCATACAGGAGGAGCTTGGTGAGGGTGATGAGAGAAAGGCGGAGATAGAGGAATACAGAGAGAAGCTCTCTAAGCTTAAACTGGAGAAAGCTACAAAAAGTGAAATAGAAAAGCAGATAAATAGATTAGAGAAGCTCCATCCAGAGTCTGCAGAGGCGGGTGTTTTGAGAACTTGGCTTGACTGGGTGCTTGACCTTCCATGGAACAAAAAAACCAAAGACAGGTACAACCTTGAAAAGGCAAGGCAGGTTCTGGATAGAGACCACTACGACCTTGAGAAGGTAAAGGACAGAATAATAGAGTACCTTGCTGTCAGAAAGCTAACCAAAGGCAAGAAGTCTGCAGTTCAGATACTCTGCTTTGTTGGTCCACCGGGTGTTGGAAAAACATCCTTAGGAAAGTCCATAGCGGAATCTCTTGGAAGGAAGTTTGTAAGAATCTCTCTAGGTGGTATAAGGGATGAGGCTGAAATAAGAGGCCACAGAAGAACATATGTGGGTGCCATGCCAGGAAGGATAATACAGGCTATAAAGCAGGCGGGAACGAAGAATCCTCTCATAGTGCTTGACGAGGTGGACAAGATATCCATCTCTTTTCAGGGCGATCCAGCTGCAGCCCTCTTGGAGGTTTTGGACCCTGAGCAGAATAAGAACTTTGTAGACCTTTACATTGGTATGCCCTTTGACCTTTCGGATGTCTTTTTCATATGCACAGCCAACCGCATAGACACCATACCCAGACCTCTGTTGGACAGGATGGAAGTTATAAGCCTTGCAGGATACTCGGAAGAGGAGAAAGTCTTCATAGCCAAAAATCACCTTTTGCCTAAGCTTTTACCCCTTCATGGCTTTAAAGATGATGAGGTGGCTCTCTCGGATGATGCCATACTTGAGGTCATCAGAGGTTATACCAGAGAGTCAGGCGTCAGAAACCTCCAGAGGTATTTGGGAAGCGTGCTCAGAAAGCTGGCTCTTAAGAAGCTAAAAGGGGAGAACCCTCCCTTTATGGTAAACGCTCAGGACATAAGAACCTACTTGGGTGTTCCAAGACGCTACATAGAAAAGGAAGAAAAACCTATGGTGGGTATTGCAGTTGGGCTCGCATGGACGGAGGTAGGGGGCGAGATTATGCTCATAGAGGCTACCAAGTTCAAAGGCAAGGGCAATCTGTTGCTAACCGGGTCTTTGGGCGATATTATGAAGGAGTCTGCTCAGGCGGCTCTTTCTTACATAAAGTCCAAAGCTGAGGATTACGGCATAGATCCGGATGCCTTTTCCAACTTTGATGTGCATATACATGTACCCGAAGGTGCTGTACCCAAAGATGGTCCCTCCGCAGGTATAACCATAGCTACAGCGCTTATCTCTTTGTTTACGGAAAGGCCTGTAAGGATGGACATTGCTATGACAGGGGAGGTGACCTTGAGAGGAAGAGTCCTGCCGGTGGGGGGGCTAAAGGAAAAGATACTCGCAGCAAAGAGAGCGGGTATATATCAGGTGATACTTCCGGAGAAGAACAAGGATGAAGTACTGGAAGACCTGCCTGAGTATGTGAGAGACAAGATGACTCTTCACTTTGTTAGCAACCTTGATGAAGTTTTTGACCTTGCTTTACTTACAAAACAGAGTGTGCTATAA
- a CDS encoding c-type cytochrome, producing MKKAFLLISLSGLLLFSCKEKPPEAPATPPEKPKEEAVSDKGIGPIKEVQLGPVDQNLVKRGKEIFDSKCATCHKLEERYVGPPLKGVTKRRKPEWIMNMILNPTEMEQKDPIAKQLLSEYLTQMTFQNVSQEDARAILEYLRSVDEK from the coding sequence ATGAAAAAGGCTTTCCTGCTCATTTCCCTTTCAGGTCTTTTGCTCTTTTCGTGCAAGGAAAAACCGCCGGAGGCTCCTGCTACACCACCAGAGAAGCCAAAGGAGGAGGCTGTAAGCGATAAAGGTATAGGTCCCATAAAAGAGGTTCAGCTGGGACCCGTAGACCAGAACCTAGTTAAGAGGGGTAAGGAGATCTTTGATTCCAAATGTGCCACATGCCACAAGCTTGAGGAGAGGTATGTGGGACCCCCTCTCAAAGGTGTGACCAAGAGGAGAAAACCCGAGTGGATCATGAATATGATACTAAATCCTACCGAGATGGAACAGAAGGACCCAATAGCCAAGCAGTTGCTCTCCGAGTATCTTACTCAGATGACTTTCCAAAATGTGTCCCAAGAGGATGCGAGGGCGATACTTGAGTACTTAAGAAGTGTTGACGAAAAGTAA
- a CDS encoding RidA family protein, with protein MKSVYTEKAPKPVGPYSQAVICGSWLFLSGQIGIDPQTGLIKDTFEEQVRQIFENVEGILKTAGADKNSIAKVVVYLKDLSLFATFNALYQEFLKDVEVKPARTTVGVSELPLGAMVEIDIIAAVKQERG; from the coding sequence ATGAAAAGTGTTTACACAGAAAAGGCTCCAAAACCTGTAGGTCCGTATTCTCAGGCGGTCATATGCGGTAGCTGGCTCTTTCTTTCAGGTCAGATAGGTATAGACCCACAGACGGGGCTTATTAAAGACACTTTTGAGGAGCAGGTAAGGCAGATTTTTGAAAATGTAGAAGGGATTTTAAAAACCGCAGGTGCGGACAAAAATAGCATAGCCAAGGTGGTGGTTTATCTAAAAGACCTTTCACTGTTTGCCACCTTTAATGCCCTTTATCAGGAGTTTTTAAAAGATGTTGAGGTAAAGCCAGCAAGGACTACCGTAGGCGTGAGTGAGCTTCCCTTAGGAGCCATGGTGGAGATAGATATCATCGCTGCCGTAAAGCAGGAAAGAGGATAA
- the miaA gene encoding tRNA (adenosine(37)-N6)-dimethylallyltransferase MiaA, producing the protein MILLIGGPTASGKSFIACQVAKVLNGEIISADSMSVYRHMDIGTAKPLDCMKVIKHHMIDIIDPGQTFDAKTFEELSCKAIEDIESRGKLPIVCGGTYLYIQALLYGIDESPPPDWSLRERLYRIAKEKGSHYLYEKLKAIDKRYALKISPNDSRRIVRALEVFIQTGKPFSSFHHWGKPKVEFKAFYIKRSWETLSRRIEERVHQMIKDGLVEEVKRLVDMGFESFLTSPQAIGYKELLPYLKGLISLEEAVESIIKNTKEYAKRQIRWFRRQGWEEVDAERLGIEGSADYIVRALTPLCK; encoded by the coding sequence ATGATACTGCTAATAGGCGGACCTACAGCCAGCGGTAAGTCTTTTATAGCCTGCCAAGTTGCAAAGGTGCTAAATGGAGAAATAATAAGCGCCGATTCCATGAGCGTGTATAGACACATGGACATAGGCACTGCAAAACCTCTGGATTGCATGAAGGTGATAAAACATCACATGATTGACATAATTGATCCTGGGCAGACTTTTGATGCAAAAACCTTTGAGGAGCTATCTTGCAAAGCTATAGAGGACATAGAGAGTAGAGGTAAATTGCCCATCGTGTGCGGAGGCACATATCTATACATACAGGCGCTTCTTTATGGTATAGACGAATCTCCGCCACCTGATTGGTCTTTAAGAGAGAGGCTCTACAGGATAGCAAAGGAAAAAGGGAGCCATTACTTATATGAAAAGCTAAAAGCCATTGATAAAAGGTATGCCTTGAAGATATCACCCAACGACAGCAGAAGGATAGTAAGAGCCTTAGAGGTATTTATTCAAACGGGGAAACCTTTCTCTTCCTTCCACCATTGGGGAAAACCGAAGGTAGAGTTTAAAGCCTTTTACATAAAGCGCAGTTGGGAGACCCTTTCCAGAAGAATAGAGGAGAGAGTGCACCAGATGATAAAGGATGGTCTTGTAGAAGAGGTAAAGAGACTGGTGGATATGGGTTTTGAGAGTTTTCTTACCTCTCCGCAGGCTATAGGCTACAAGGAGCTTTTGCCCTACCTGAAGGGTCTTATAAGCCTTGAGGAGGCTGTGGAAAGCATAATAAAGAACACTAAAGAGTACGCCAAAAGACAGATAAGGTGGTTCAGAAGACAGGGATGGGAAGAGGTGGATGCGGAAAGACTTGGCATAGAAGGAAGTGCGGACTACATAGTCAGAGCTTTGACTCCACTCTGTAAATGA